Genomic segment of Plasmodium vinckei vinckei genome assembly, chromosome: PVVCY_10:
GAAGATGCTAATGATGCAGGAAGTAAATATAGTCAAGAATGTACTTTAATATTAACAGAAGGAGATAGTGCTAAAACATCTTGTTTAGCTGGATTATCAATTGTAGGTAGAGATAGATATGGTGTATTTCCATTAAAGGGTAAACTTCTTAATGTAAGAGATGCATCATTTAAACAATTAATggataataaagaaattcaaaatatatttaaaattatgggATTAGATATTactgataaaaataaacaagaTATTAAAGGACTTAGATATGGCTCTTTAATGATTATGACAGATCAAGATTATGATGGTTCCCATATTAAGggattattaattaatatgatACATAAATTTTGGCCTAGCcttttaaaacataaagGGTTTCTTTGCGAATTTGTTACTCCTATAGTTAAAGTTCAAAAAGGTAATCAAGAGTTGTCGTTTTTTACAATCGCAGAATATGAGCAATGGAAAGAAAGTACTAATTTATTAGgatggaaaataaaatactacAAAGGTCTGGGTACATCAACTGATAAAGAAtttaaacaatatttttcagATATTCAAAGTCATAAAATAGTTTTTCTATGGACAGGAGATAGAGATGGTGATTCAATAGATATGGCttttagtaaaaaaagaattgaAGATCGTAAATTATGGctacaaaattttatattaggCTCATATGTTGAtcataaagaaaaagatttatcatattatgattttgtaaataaagaattaatatattattctaGATATGATACAGAAAGAAGTATACCCAATATTATGGATGGATGGAAACCTGGACAAAGAAAAGTTTTATATGGttgttttaaaagaaatttaCGAAACGAATGTAAAGTTGCACAACTTGTAGGTTATATTGCAGAACATAGTGCATACCATCATGGTGAATCATCACTACAACAaactattataaatatggcTCAAACATTTGTTGGGtcaaacaatataaattttttagaaCCATGTGGACAATTTGGTAGTAGAAAAGAAGGTGGTAAAGATGCATCTGCGGCTaggtatatatttacaaaactTGCATCATCTACTAGAAgtatatttaatgaatttGATGAtccaattttaaaatatttaaatgaagaaGGACAAAAAATAGAACCACAATATTATATGCCAGTTATTCCTACAATTCTAGTAAATGGGTGTGAAGGTATAGGAACTGGTTATTCATCATTTATTCCAaactataattataaagatataattaataatataaaaaaatatatagataaagAACCATTAGTACCTATGGTACCATGGTATAAAGATTTTAAAGGAAGAATCGAATCAAATGGAAAATCAGGATATGAAACAATAggtattattaataaaatagatgATGAAACATTAGAAATTACAGAATTGCCAATAAAAAGATGGACACAAGATTATAAAGAATTTTTAGAAGAACTATTAacagatgaaaaaaatcaatTAATTTTAGATTATATAGATAATAGTTCACATGAAGATGTTTGTTTTACTATTAAAATGGATCcagtaaaattaaaaaaagcaGAAGAAGAAGGATTAGAAAaagtttttaaattaaaaagtacATTAACTACTACAAATATGACATTATTTGATtctaatttaaaattacaaaGATATGCATCTGAATTAGATATACTAAAAGATTTCTGTTTCCATAGAttaaatgcatataatgaAAGAAAAAGCTATTTAATAGGCaaattagaaaaagaaaaaagaattatatcaaataaaaccaaatttatattagcTATAATTAATGGAGAATTAgttgttaataaaaagaaaaaaaaaatacttgTCGAAGAATTATATAGAAAAGGATATGATCCATATAAAGATATTCATAAAGTTAAAAAAGAGGAAATATTTGAACAGGAATTATTAGAAGCAGCTGATAATCCTGAAGACAATGAAGAAATTATTGCTGGTGTAACTGTAAAagattataattatttattaaatatgccTATCTTTAGTTTAACATTAGAAAAGGTTGAAGAATTATTAGCCCAAttgaaagaaaaagaacaaGAACttgaaattttaaaaagtattACTGTTGAAACTATGTGGTTAAAAGATATCGAAAAAGTTGAAGAAGCTATAGAATTCCAAAGAAATGTTGAATTAGCTAATAGAGAAGAAAGTAACAAATTTAAAGTTGCAAAGAAAACATTAGGtggatttaaaaaaaagaaaaagaagaaaaaattaacatcCGATGATGAATCTGAAGGTGATACATCTGATAGTAGTGAGTTTATGAttaattcattaaatattaaaaaaaatagtaaaaaaacaCCAAGTAAAAAAACTAATACTAGtgttagaaaaaaaatgagaaaaTTAGATTCAGGCATTAGTGtagatgataataatacgCAAAGTcctttattaattaattccAACGAAATAGATGATAGTAATTTATCTTATTCAAAAGTTGGAGATAATACACCTCTAATTAATGAATTAGTAAATACATCGAATCTTACTGATTCTAATACTCCAATAGCTAATCACGGTAGTAGTAACAATGGAATTGATCAAACACCAGCTCATGGTGAAATGAATTCcgttaatattaatgagtTTTCAGGCATCAAAAATAAGCTATTAGAGCTTGGtactttatatttattttatgcatatttattatagttTTACAATAGTACCGTTATGCAAACATTAGAGTTATTATGAATGCATTGATGGAGAGAgtgttatatatgtatgtgttCCTCATTACAGCATCaccatttatatttatatttttttttttttttcccattttcagagaaaaaaaaaaaacctaGATTGACATTAGCCGAAACAATTaagatgaaaaatatggagAAAGGAGATGGTGCTGCTAAGGAAACACCTCGAAGTAGAAACACACCCAAAAGGAAGAGggtaattttttaaaaattatatttattatgtttttatttttttttttttgatcatattaataattttaattatttttactctTCCAATCGCAGAACACACTATTAGATACTTCGAAATCAAAGGATGATTTCGATTCCGGAGATGAGGACTCTAGTAAAAATGTaagtttttaaattaatcagaaaatattataagtatgcattttgttt
This window contains:
- a CDS encoding DNA topoisomerase 2, putative, which gives rise to MSKNKTIEERYQKKSQIEHILLRPDTYIGSVEMHTQLLWVWNKEKNRMVQKNITYVPGLYKIFDEIIVNAADVKAREKEKSENPMTCIKIEINKEQKKISVYNDGEGIPVEIHKEMNIYVPHMIFGELLTSDNYDDAEDRITGGRNGFGAKLTNIFSKEFTVQCGDNSRKREFKMTWSQNMSKFSEPHIKNYNGKDYVKVTFKPDLDKFGMTELDDDIECLLHKRVYDLAGTCNVRVYLNGSRLPVKDFKSYVDLYLRDNSHPANNPSVSKNALNGNTDASVNKTIDNLDVSVSQDNGGVTADATPSKTNEENGNSNFNNNKYEEEIVKIHEKQHRWEIVISKTDGSQFQQVSFVNSICTTKGGTHVSYIVDQLLNSLSKKANAKNKGGMEIKSGHIRNHLWVFVNCLIVNPTFDSQTKETLTTKQAKFGSKCILTDKTINNVLKSSILSNILLWAQAKAQVELRKKMKAGSSKARERIIGIPKLEDANDAGSKYSQECTLILTEGDSAKTSCLAGLSIVGRDRYGVFPLKGKLLNVRDASFKQLMDNKEIQNIFKIMGLDITDKNKQDIKGLRYGSLMIMTDQDYDGSHIKGLLINMIHKFWPSLLKHKGFLCEFVTPIVKVQKGNQELSFFTIAEYEQWKESTNLLGWKIKYYKGLGTSTDKEFKQYFSDIQSHKIVFLWTGDRDGDSIDMAFSKKRIEDRKLWLQNFILGSYVDHKEKDLSYYDFVNKELIYYSRYDTERSIPNIMDGWKPGQRKVLYGCFKRNLRNECKVAQLVGYIAEHSAYHHGESSLQQTIINMAQTFVGSNNINFLEPCGQFGSRKEGGKDASAARYIFTKLASSTRSIFNEFDDPILKYLNEEGQKIEPQYYMPVIPTILVNGCEGIGTGYSSFIPNYNYKDIINNIKKYIDKEPLVPMVPWYKDFKGRIESNGKSGYETIGIINKIDDETLEITELPIKRWTQDYKEFLEELLTDEKNQLILDYIDNSSHEDVCFTIKMDPVKLKKAEEEGLEKVFKLKSTLTTTNMTLFDSNLKLQRYASELDILKDFCFHRLNAYNERKSYLIGKLEKEKRIISNKTKFILAIINGELVVNKKKKKILVEELYRKGYDPYKDIHKVKKEEIFEQELLEAADNPEDNEEIIAGVTVKDYNYLLNMPIFSLTLEKVEELLAQLKEKEQELEILKSITVETMWLKDIEKVEEAIEFQRNVELANREESNKFKVAKKTLGGFKKKKKKKKLTSDDESEGDTSDSSEFMINSLNIKKNSKKTPSKKTNTSVRKKMRKLDSGISVDDNNTQSPLLINSNEIDDSNLSYSKVGDNTPLINELVNTSNLTDSNTPIANHGSSNNGIDQTPAHGEMNSVNINEFSGIKNKLLELEKKKKPRLTLAETIKMKNMEKGDGAAKETPRSRNTPKRKRNTLLDTSKSKDDFDSGDEDSSKNDSSNASDSSYNI